In Calliopsis andreniformis isolate RMS-2024a chromosome 6, iyCalAndr_principal, whole genome shotgun sequence, a single genomic region encodes these proteins:
- the Nup160 gene encoding nuclear pore complex protein Nup160 encodes MEEFLLGYREVVPDQTVPEEWNEITLNTGGSQSTLQDIKVPERAGGYSYKDCSKYFTRNRFIYWRISHDVLELVEHSLDINLANCRVRYRFTDTPILDGISIHETVNSVIILVVTVSSVHKLLFPHPERIHKTDHSLSTYKDLGVQSIFSEVTTQNVKKTKEEPHVFHVITNAGTTNSPVPHAATSWFIQPQEALFALAYNSGTILLLRLDTKTGLVHTSELKQDSIVPRFLSGIATAFRGRTCEAQVAMSLIIHSCGNDTYLFALCRDGNIRMWSCNKAQCIAVVDAAIDNRVASQGAQGHMLRKALGPENELYLGTFLKFSTRCEFSILKPVQDNGIYKFVRLCTRFAQDQHLVDFSFTTTRLWAVWRTTDMDTVEVTHAQLSLNGARVNSEWETAVLEQMPDRDYILSDPDTDPRQAYINYIFHQGQFSLVDITKALNIYRKLKRVKSKVPSITELKERVCSAVEAEIRAEVKDYELMAEDYLEIANRCWSKFYSCVIQYHANSTRPVGLLLLPNLYGVVLLKKSPFSLLRPMEALEYLMFCNERSYTSRFKTTPVLSQDEDICQDLITLMSALVLLEEQLSEEIKTTIKRELYHLKSPDIIIDNLLSKLMLESEEPISDFITHHPSCHRLSNIRDISSAMAMLLEALTYDLGQPNKLQLNEDHDASKMLLNINHFFCSQLGISAISKSIAQITQLRFSICRNLLILQQMILLRPELFDSRSLHSIKSSIAPKTVVLTQAYYVVTWICESTALPTPSQSLLDSSIQRLALLKLVDSRANIGFRQHRSVSLLELFIQSNGAMHAHNLMVHTNLDSTTLIPWHYGMLTHVTLIAQLIWPRSGNFIFPEWLLSSCQFLLVQEYVRLLNTWCEWNSASRKFILAVALLEMGEAQKACDHFLRASGGILTDEFLANALLESTILTKNNSLIQYYLKVIKLFEEHNAFDCVIQLAETAILMADKDDPNLPTLHSIVFTQHLNLGHHTKAYNCLNSNPDAARRVDCLRQLVVILFERKKLIDLISFPYVDMYEDLERIVEGRARSVDLMENNYYNFLYSFHINKGNMRKAASVMYEQAMRLSQESQSIPIVSKQAQCLLACINVLHLVSDKYRWIVRPVIDQNFSDQLHHQDLETMRSIDCNDVLHYKIKKQVEVLELSDIKKEYYVVDARLKISKINSELNVVAHAGPSELVIILSTIGLYTTALHLCDEFKINKNSVLESLTSQCIRLSKREDPNAWDWLIQNDIFDIGLSNTNITNTAWRLLEYLTLKHEKDECSELHKAVARKLLQDGAFIPQWLLISYKKRNAAELLRLMLNTGRILEASDLAVEYINAVLGDGKEHFGLQTPLTSIAPAVWLPLNTLEVLLYELEGASKKNAIFSEGYQKLQNTLNYYEEKVARVSKDMITMKLSNRNR; translated from the exons ATGGAAGAATTTTTGTTAGGATATAGAGAAGTTGTACCCGATCAAACAGTGCCGGAAGAATGGAACGAAATCACGTTGAACACAG GAGGAAGTCAAAGTACATTACAAGATATAAAAGTGCCAGAAAGAGCTGGTGGTTATTCATATAAGGATTGTTCAAAATATTTTACTCGTAATCGCTTTATTTATTGGCGTATCTCTCACGATGTACTTGAATTAGTTGAACACAGTTTAGACATTAATTTGGCCAATTGTAGAGTTCGATACAGATTTACAGACACACCAATTCTAGATGGTATTTCTATACATGAAACAGTTAACTCTGTTATCATATTGGTAGTAACTGTTTCTAGCGttcataaattattatttcCCCACCCTGAAAGAATTCATAAAACT GATCATTCACTAAGTACATATAAGGATTTAGGTGTACAATCAATATTTAGTGAAGTGACTACACAAAATGTGAAAAAAACAAAAGAGGAACCTCATGTGTTTCATGTCATTACAAATGCAGGGACTACAA ATTCTCCAGTGCCTCATGCAGCTACATCTTGGTTCATACAACCACAAGAAGCGCTTTTTGCTCTTGCTTACAATTCAGGAACTATACTTCTCTTAAGGCTTGATACCAAAACTGGTCTAGTACACACTAGTGAATTGAAGCAAGATTCGATTGTGCCAAGGTTTCTCAGTGGTATTGCAACTGCTTTCAGAGGTCGTActtgtgaagcccaggtggctATGTCTTTAATAATACATAGTTGTGGAAATGACACATATTTGTTTGCTTTGTGTCGTGATGGCAATATTCGTATGTGGTCCTGTAATAAAGCTCAATGTATAGCAGTGGTTGATGCAGCAATTGATAACCGTGTTGCATCTCAAGGTGCACAAGGTCATATGTTGAGGAAAGCATTAGGACCTGAGAATGAATTGTATTTAGGAACTTTTCTAAAATTTAGTACTCGATGTGAATTTAGTATTTTAAAACCTGTTCAAGATAATGGCATATATAAATTTGTTAGACTGTGCACAAGATTTGCACAAGAT CAACATTTAGTCGACTTTTCTTTTACAACTACTCGATTATGGGCAGTTTGGAGGACAACTGATATGGACACTGTTGAAGTAACACATGCACAATTATCTTTAAATGGAGCAAGAGTTAATTCGGAATGGGAAACAGCAGTTCTAGAACAAATGCCAGATAGAGATTATATACTtagtgatcctgacactgacccaagACAAgcatatattaattatatttttcatcAGGGACAGTTTTCTTTGGTTGATATCACAAAGGCATTGAACATTTACAGAAAATTAAAGCGTGTAAAGAGCAAAGTTCCTTCTATTACAGAATTAAAAGAACGCGTATGTAGTGCAGTAGAAGCGGAAATACGAGCTGAAGTTAAGGACTACGAACTAATGGCTGAAGATTATTTGGAAATTGCCAATCGTTGTTGGTCgaaattttattcttgtgtCATACAGTATCATGCAAACAGTACTAGACCTGtaggattattattgctaccaaACTTGTATGGAGTCGTTTTACTTAAAAAATCACCATTCTCACTTCTGAGACCAATGGAAGCTTTGGAGTATTTAATGTTCTGTAATGAAAGATCATATACATCTCGATTTAAGACAACGCCTGTTTTATCACAAGATGAAGATATATGTCAAGATCTTATTACATTGATGTCAGCATTAGTGTTACTGGAAGAACAATTATCTGAGGAGATCAAAACGACGATAAAAAGAGAATTGTATCATTTGAAAAGTCCAGACAtcattatcgacaacttattgtcgaAGTTGATGTTGGAATCAGAAGAGCCTATTAGCGATTTTATTACACACCATCCTAGTTGTCACAGATTATCAAATATTAGAGACATATCTAGTGCCATGGCAATGTTATTGGAAGCATTAACATATGATCTTGGCCAGCCGAATAAGTTACAACTGAATGAAGATCATGATGCTTCAAAGATGTTACTTAATATAAATCACTTTTTTTGTAGTCAATTAGGAATCTCAGCAATATCAAAAAGTATTGCTCAAATAACACAATTAAGATTTTCAATTTGTAGGAATCTCTTAATTTTGCAACAAATGATACTGTTACGACCTGAATTGTTTGACTCACGGTCTTTACATTCCATAAAATCATCAATAGCACCGAAAACTGTAGTATTAACACAGGCTTATTATGTTGTAACGTGGATATGCGAATCTACGGCATTACCAACGCCTTCGCAATCCTTACTGGATTCTAGTATCCAACGCCTAGCATTGTTGAAACTCGTTGATTCGAGAGCAAATATAGGATTTAGACAACATAGATCTGTATCATTATTAGAGTTATTTATACAAAGTAATGGTGCGATGCATGCCCATAACCTGATGGTACATACAAATTTAGATTCGACCACTCTGATACCATGGCATTATGGCATGTTAACACATGTTACTCTAATTGCACAACTTATATGGCCAAGATCTGGAAACTTCATTTTCCCCGAATGGTTATTGTCCAGTTGTCAATTTTTACTTGTTCAAGAATATGTGAGACTTTTGAATACATGGTGTGAATGGAATAGTGCATCAAGAAAATTTATATTAGCAGTTGCATTGCTGGAAATGGGAGAAGCTCAAAAGGCTTGTGATCATTTTCTACGAGCCTCTGGGGGAATTTTAACAGATGAATTTTTAGCCAACGCCTTACTTGAATCTACTATATTGAcaaaaaataattcattaattcAGTATTATCTAAAAGTTATAAAATTATTTGAAGAACACAATGCTTTTGACTGTGTAATACAACTTGCTGAGACAGCTATACTGATGGCTGACAAAGATGATCCTAATTTACCAACATTACATTCTATAGTTTTTACACAACACTTAAATTTGGGTCACCATACTAAAGCATATAATTGTTTGAACTCAAATCCAGATGCTGCTCGTAGAGTAGATTGCCTAAGACAATTAGTGGTAATTCTGTTTGAAAGGAAAAAACTGATAGACTTAATTTCGTTCCCATACGTTGACATGTACGAAGATCTTGAGAGAATTGTAGAAGGAAGAGCTAGGAGTGTAGATCTCATGGAAAATAACTATTACAATTTCTTATACAGTTTTCATATAAACAAAGGAAATATGCGAAAAG ctGCTTCTGTAATGTATGAACAAGCTATGCGTTTGAGCCAAGAATCACAATCTATTCCAATTGTGTCGAAACAAGCTCAATGTTTATTGGCATGTATCAATGTGTTACATCTTGTATCTGATAAGTATAGATGGATTGTGAGACCTGTAATTGATCAAAATTTCTCTGATCAATTACATCATCAAGACTTAGAAACAATGAGGAGCATAGACTGCAATGATGTTTTGCACTATAAAATAAAGAAGCAAGTAGAGGTTCTTGAATTGAGCGATATAAAGAAAGAATATTATGTAGTGGATGCCAGattaaaaatatcaaaaataaaTTCAGAATTGAACGTTGTAGCTCATGCTGGTCCATCAGAACTTGTCATTATTTTGTCAACTATTGGTTTATACACAACTGCATTACATTTATGTGATGAATTTAAAATCAACAAAAATTCTGTACTTGAAAGCCTGACCTCCCAATGCATACGATTAAGTAAGAGAGAAGATCCAAATGCTTGGGATTGGCTTATTCAAAATGATATTTTTGATATTGGCTTATCTAATACAAATATCACAAACACAGCTTGGAGATTGTTAGAATATTTAACGTTGAAACATGAAAAAGATGAGTGTAGTGAACTGCATAAAGCAGTGGCACGAAAATTACTTCAAGATGGAGCATTTATACCCCAATGGTTACTAATATCATATAAG AAACGAAATGCTGCAGAATTACTACGTCTCATGTTAAACACTGGTAGAATATTAGAAGCTAGTGATTTAGCAGTGGAATACATTAATGCAGTTTTGGGTGACGGTAAAGAACATTTTGGTCTTCAAACACCTTTGACATCTATTGCTCCAGCGGTTTGGTTACCACTTAATACATTAGAAGTACTTTTATACGAGTTGGAAGGAGCTAGTAAGAAGAATGCAATTTTTTCTGAG GGATACCAGAAATTACAAAACACGTTAAATTACTATGAAGAAAAAGTAGCAAGGGTATCAAAGGATATGATTACAATGAAATTAAGTAACAGAAACCGTTAG
- the LOC143181163 gene encoding uncharacterized protein LOC143181163, translating into MFMIWDSDIQKHHWTVPFILPVGTILVLVLIVLLMVLFKRCPQMVAAIVISILTIIVICAVLLSVNHGPIYV; encoded by the exons ATGTTTATGATTTGGG ATTCTGACATCCAAAAACATCATTGGACAGTACCCTTTATTCTACCTGTTGGAACAATTTTGGTTCTTGTCCTGATTGTTCTTTTAATG gtTCTATTCAAAAGATGCCCACAAATGGTCGCGGCGATTGTCATATCGAttctgactattattgttatatgTGCTGTGCTGCTATCAGTCAATCATGGTCCAATTTATGTTTGA
- the Pont gene encoding ruvB-like helicase pontin, whose amino-acid sequence MKIEEVKSTAKTQRISAHTHIKGLGLDENGVAIQTAAGLVGQEMAREAAGIVVDMIKSKKMAGRAVLLAGPPGTGKTAIALAIAQELGNKVPFCPMVGSEVYSSEIKKTEVLMENFRRAIGLRIKETKEVYEGEVTELTPVETENPMGGYGKTVSHVVIGLKTAKGTKQLKLDPSIYESLQKEKVETGDVIYIEANSGAVKRQGRSDNFATEFDLEAEEYVPLPKGDVHKKKEVIQDVTLHDLDVANAKPQGGQDIMSMMGQLMKPKKTEITDKLRKEINKVVNKYIDQGIAELVPGVLFIDEVHMLDIETFTYLHRALESAIAPIVIFATNRGRCVIRGTEDIVSPHGIPLDLLDRLLIIRTLPYSRTEIEQIVKLRATTEGLQIDDEALSTLGELGTKTTLRYVVQLLTPAALTAKVNERTIIKKEDVEEVGSLFLDAKSSAKILTQNKDKFMK is encoded by the exons ATGAAGATCGAAGAAGTAAAAAGTACTGCAAAGACTCAAAGAATTTCAGCCCATACACATATAAAGGGTTTGGGTCTTGACGAAAATGGAGTGGCGATTCAAACTGCAGCCGGCCTTGTCGGTCAAGAAATGGCACGAGAG GCTGCTGGGATAGTGGTCGATATGATAAAGTCTAAAAAGATGGCTGGTCGTGCTGTTTTATTAGCTGGCCCACCAGGTACAGGAAAAACAGCAATTGCTCTTGCTATTGCTCAAGAGTTAGGCAACAAAGTGCCCTTTTGCCCTATGGTGGGTTCAGAAGTCTATAGTTCTGAAATAAAAAAGACAGAAGTTCTAATGGAAAACTTCAGACGAGCCATTGGTCTTAGAATTAAAGAGACCAAGGAAGTATATGAAGGAGAAGTTACAGAATTGACACCAGTTGAGACTGAAAATCCAATGGGTGGATATGGGAAAACAGTGTCTCATGTGGTTATCGGATTGAAAACTGCTAAGGGTACAAAGCAGTTGAAGTTAGATCCTTCCATATATGAGTCTTTACAAAAAGAAAAAGTAGAAACAGGAGATGTAATTTATATCGAAGCTAACAGTGGTGCTGTAAAAAGACAGGGCAGAAGTGATAATTTTGCTACAGAATTTGATTTGGAAGCAGAAGAATATGTGCCTTTACCTAAGGGAGATGTACATAAAAAGAAAGAAGTTATTCAAGATGTAACATTGCATGATTTAGATGTTGCCAATGCAAAACCACAAGGTGGTCAAGATATTATGTCCATGATGGGTCAATTAATGAAACCTAAGAAAACAGAAATTACAG ATAAGTTGCGTAAGGAAATAAATAAAGTAGTAAATAAGTATATTGACCAAGGGATAGCAGAATTAGTACCAGGAGTTTTATTCATAGATGAAGTGCACATGTTGGATATAGAAACATTTACTTATCTCCACCGTGCATTAGAAAGTGCTATTGCTCCTATTGTTATTTTTGCTACAAATCGAGGACGTTGTGTAATTAGGGGAACAGAGGATATTGTATCCCCACATGGAATACCTCTTGATCTTTTAGATAGATTACTCATTATAAGAACCCTACCATACTCCAGAACAGAAATAGAACAAATAGTTAAGTTGAGAGCTACAACagaaggattgcaaattgatgatGAAGCTTTATCCACCCTTGGTGAATTAGGTACAAAAACAACACTTAGATATGTAGTACAACTATTAACTCCTGCTGCGTTAACTGCAAAAGTAAATGAGAGAACTATTATTAAAAAAGAAGATGTCGAAGAAGTGGGATCACTTTTCTTGGATGCGAAATCCTCTGCTAAAATTCTTACACAAAATAAAGataaatttatgaaataa
- the LOC143180513 gene encoding glycine dehydrogenase (decarboxylating), mitochondrial: MLHILDATKCLRLLGKYSVIKQARGIRISNVFRESVEKLLPQKDEFQVRHIGPREHDQLEMLKTIGFQSLEELTKAAVPTKILYKEELKIEQPVTEYELLKRITKISEKNDVWRSYIGMGYHNCCVPHTIMRNMFENPGWTTQYTPYQPEISQGRLEGLLNYQTMICDLTGMEVANASLLDEGTAAAEALALTYRNSKRKKLFVSDKVHPQTISVIATRATSLGLTLEIGDVFQVNTSTKDIAGILVQYPDTTGSIYTFEDIVKKAHADGTLVCVATDLLALALIRPPGEYGADICVGTSQRFGVPLGYGGPHAGFFACRQKLVRLMPGRMIGVTKDLNGQDAYRLALQTREQHIRRDKATSNICTAQALLANMSAMYAVYHGPEGIKNIANRIHNLTLTLAKGLENAGNNVNNEFFFDTIKVSPKTSIETIKEKAIALKINFRYYEDEIGISLDETTTVQDVNDIYKVFSADITVEDICQNHSSNRNLNISHFVRTTPYLQHPVFNSHRSETRIVRYMKSLENKDVSLVHSMIPLGSCTMKLNSTTEMMPCSLPGFTDLHPFVPIEQAKGYQQLFTELEKDLCAITGYDSISFQPNSGAQGEYAGLRAIQCYHESKGDNHRQVCLIPISAHGTNPASAQMAGMQVKPILIQKDGSVDIAHLTEMIDKYRETLSCLMITYPSTNGVFEETIGDICFMVHEAGGQVYLDGANMNAQVGLCRPGDYGSDVSHLNLHKTFCIPHGGGGPGMGPIGVKRHLTPFLPNHPVINCTGNNNNNMKQSGAVSAAPFGSSAILPISWAYIKMMGPKGLRKATQVAILNANYMSKRLEKYYKTLYKGNTQLVAHEFILDVRDFKKTANIEAVDIAKRLMDYGFHAPTMSWPVAGTLMIEPTESEDKAELDRFCNALISIRHEISDIENGKLDIIKNPLKMAPHTQEQVISSTWDRPYSRELAAFPAPFVKGSNKIWPSVGRIDDIYGDKNLFCTCPPILPNQ; the protein is encoded by the exons ATGTTACATATTTTGGATGCAACAAAGTGTTTAAGATTGTTAGGTAAATATAGTGTTATTAAACAGGCACGTGGAATAAGAATAAGCAATGTATTTAGAGAAAGTGTTGAGAAACTTTTACCACAAAAGGACGAATTTCAAGTTAGGCATATTGGTCCACGTGAACATGATCAATTAGAAATGCTAAAAACGATTGGATTCCAG agTCTAGAAGAATTAACAAAAGCAGCAGTTCCAACTAAAATTCTTTATaaagaagaattaaaaattgaacAACCAGTTA CTGAATATGAATTATTAAAAAGAATCACTAAAATTTCTGAGAAAAATGATGTGTGGCGTTCATATATTGGCATGGGATATCACAATTGCTGTGTTCCGCATACTATCATGAGAAATATGTTTGAAAATCCAGGATG GACAACACAATATACACCTTACCAGCCAGAAATATCACAGGGTAGACTAGAGGGTCTCTTAAATTATCAAACAATGATCTGTGACTTAACTGGAATGGAGGTAGCAAATGCATCACTTTTAGATGAAGGCACAGCAGCAGCAGAAGCTCTAGCTCTTACTTACAGGAACAGTAAAAGAAAGAAATTGTTTGTTTCTGATAAAGTTCATCCTCAAACAATTAGCGTGATTGCTACACGTGCTACTTCTTTGGGTCTCACCCTTGAAATTGGAGATGTTTTTCAAGTTAACACCAGCACAAAAGATATTGCTGGAATTCTTGTACAATATCCAGATACAACTGGATCTATTTACACGTTCGAGGACATTGTAAAGAAAGCACATGCAGATGGT ACACTTGTTTGTGTTGCTACTGATTTATTAGCATTGGCTCTAATTCGACCTCCAGGTGAATATGGAGCTGATATATGTGTTGGTACAAGTCAACGCTTTGGTGTACCTCTTGGATATGGAGGTCCTCATGCTGGATTTTTCGCCTGTCGGCAAAAACTAGTACGTTTAATGCCTGGCAGAATGATTGGCGTTACAAAAGATTTAAATGGACAGGATGCATATCGATTAGCTCTTCAAACACGTGAACAACACATCAGAAGAGATAAAGCTACCAGTAATATTTGTACTGCACAGGCATTGCTAGCAAATATGTCTGCAATGTACGCAGTGTACCATGGACCTGAAGGGATAAAGAATATAGCAAATAGAATACATAATTTGACTTTGACACTTGCTAAAGGTCTAGAAAATGCTGgtaataatgtaaataatgaATTCTTTTTCGATACCATAAAAGTATCACCTAAAACTTCTATAGAGACCATAAAAGAAAAGGCAATTGCATTGAAGATAAATTTCAG GTATTATGAGGATGAAATTGGAATATCTTTGGATGAAACTACTACAGTGCAAGATGTAAATGATATATACAAAGTATTTTCTGCAGACATAACAGTTGAGGATATATGTCAAAATCACTCATCGAATAGAAATCTAAACATTTCGCATTTTGTTCGTACTACACCATATTTGCAACATCCTGTATTCAATAGCCATCGTTCCGAAACAAGAATAGTTCGCTACATGAAGTCTTTAGAAAATAAAGATGTGTCTCTTGTACACAGTATGATACCACTG GGATCTTGTACAATGAAATTGAATTCTACTACTGAAATGATGCCCTGCAGTTTACCAGGATTTACAGACTTACACCCTTTCGTTCCTATCGAACAAGCTAAAGGATATCAACAATTATTTACTGAATTGGAAAAGGATCTTTGTGCTATAACTGGTTATGACAGTATAAGTTTTCAGCCAAACAGTGGCGCACAAGGAGAATATGCTGGTTTAAGAGCTATACAGTGTTATCATGAATCTAAAGGTGATAATCACAGACAAGTGTGTTTGATTCCTATCTCTGCTCATGGCACAAATCCTGCCTCCGCTCAGATGGCGGGTATGCAAGTAAAGCCTATTTTGATACAAAAAGATGGTTCAGTGGATATTGCACACTTAACAGAAATGATTGATAAATATCGAGAAACATTGTCTTGCTTAATGATCACATATCCATCGACAAACGGTGTGTTTGAAGAGACAATCGGCGATATTTGTTTTATGGTTCATGAAGCTGGTGGTCAAGTATATCTAGATGGAGCTAATATGAATGCCCAAGTTGGACTGTGTCGTCCAGGTGATTATGGCAGTGACGTTTCACATTTGAACTTGCATAAAACGTTTTGCATACCTCATGGAGGTGGAGGACCTGGAATGGGACCTATCGGCGT GAAGCGGCATCTCACACCTTTCCTTCCAAATCATCCTGTAATCAATTGTACaggtaataacaacaataacatGAAACaatctggtgcagtgtcagctgCTCCATTTGGATCATCGGCTATTTTGCCAATTTCATGGGCCTATATTAAAATGATGGGTCCAAAGGGATTGAGAAAAGCCACACAAGTTGCTATTCTCAATGCCAATTACATGAGTAAAAGACTGGAGAAGTATTATAAAACTCTGTACAAAGGAAACACTCAATTAGTAGCTCATGAATTCATCTTAGATGTAAGGGATTTTAAGAAAACTGCAAATATTGAAGCTGTAGACATTGCAAAAAGATTAAtggattatggttttcatgctcCAACAATGAGCTGGCCTGTAGCAGGCACATTAATGATCGAACCAACTGAATCTGAAGATAAAGCAGAATTAGATAGATTTTGCAATGCTCTTATTT CTATAAGACATGAAATTAGTGATATTGAAAATGGAAAGTTAGACATTATTAAAAACCCGTTGAAAATGGCGCCACATACTCAAGAACAAGTAATATCGAGCACATGGGATCGACCTTACTCGAGGGAATTGGCAGCATTTCCAGCT CCATTTGTAAAAGGAAGTAATAAGATTTGGCCAAGTGTCGGTAGAATAGATGACATATATGGAGATAAAAACCTGTTTTGTACATGTCCTCCTATTTTACCAAACCAGTGA
- the LOC143180601 gene encoding solute carrier family 35 member E3-like, with protein MNKKLITAFYLILNIFFSIVIVLLNKWLYIHTGFPNITLSMIHFIITFIGLIICEKLDVFSIKDVAIKEMLLIAVTFCGFVVLTNLSLAHNTVGTYQVAKMLTTPCVIIMQMIFYKKHFSILIKLTLIPIILGVIINFYYDIQFNVIGTLYATLGVVVTSLYQVMINIKQKEFQMDPMQLLYYQAPLSAIMLFFIVPFLEPIEETFARSWSPINIIMIILSAIVAFFVNLTSYWIIGKTSPLTYNMVGHSKFCLLLLGGSLIFHETLAINQAIGITLTLVGIILYAHVKMRDNQTTISEGKDRKPLYKV; from the exons ATGAATAAGAAACTTATTACGGCATTCTATTTGATActgaatatttttttttcaattgtaaTTGTATTGTTGAATAAATGGCTCTATATTCATACTGGCTTTCCAAATATTACATTATCTATGATACATTTTATTATAACTTTCATTGGATTAATAATTTGTGAAAAGTTAGATGTCTTTAGTATAAAAGATGTCGCAATCAAAGAAATGCTTTTGATTGCTGTAACATTTTGTGGATTTGTTGTACTCACAAATTTGAGTTTAGCACATAATACAGTTGGAACTTATCAAGTAGCTAAAATGTTAACCACGCCTTGTGTGATAATAATGCAAATGATATTTTACAAGAAGCACTTCAGTATTCTCATTAAATTAACATTAATTCCTATTATATTAGGTGTGATAATTAACTTTTATTATGAtatacaatttaatgttattggGACTCTATATGCAACATTAGGAGTAGTTGTTACATCCTTATATCAAGTG ATGATTAATATAAAACAAAAGGAATTTCAGATGGATCCAATGCAATTATTATATTATCAGGCACCCTTATCTGCTATCATGTTATTTTTTATTGTGCCATTTTTAGAACCAATAGAGGAAACATTTGCAAGGAGCTGGTCGCCAATCAATATA attatgattatactatcaGCTATAGTAGCATTCTTCGTCAATCTAACTTCCTATTGGATAATAGGAAAAACTTCTCCATTAAC TTATAACATGGTTGGACATTCCAAATTCTGCCTCCTCCTTCTAGGTGGATCATTGATCTTTCATGAAACATTAGCTATAAACCAAGCAATTGGTATAACTTTGACATTAGTGGGAATTATTTTATATGCACATGTTAAA ATGAGGGATAATCAAACTACTATATCAGAAGGAAAAGACAGGAAGCCATTGTACAAAGTATAA